In Bifidobacterium sp. ESL0775, the following are encoded in one genomic region:
- a CDS encoding AI-2E family transporter encodes MKERGQEVGSGESQKIDFASVFPQKGDSRRPPDWWGRALLYTAIMVFVCIFLWRSWSKVEFVILDVVVSIFIALAMEPLVVRLVRHGWKRGVASAVTLVGLIVVVLALLGLFGNMFVTQMVSMLKGIPDLYEQARHLVAQYTDFRLPEISNLGSEIAKNVQTSWVTDFAGQALSTTMGLFSALLNLLTVVMVTYYVSAAGPKMRRSLCQWLGPVTQRRFLLAWTVVQDQISGFLFSRTILAAFNAFFTSIFLMVIKVPNWLPLALFCGIVSQFVPTIGTYIGGALPVIFAWSSRGFIYGVAVVVFIVIYQQIENLIISPKVSQRTMDLNPAIAFLSVLVLGAVFGALGAFLALPITASLQAIFKVYTKRYELVESPLMSDPEPVKKSKVVAGAEAFNEHVVQPVAQRMPRAAKGSSARVPVDDELRNLRDQVYRLTAESNAGSTGHDLDESETIAIPKGVLSQEEPRRKGLRGSERDDEQDTQELRQGKGSKPSDDGQGGVQARVVNEKSTDDKPEDAKTDNPRRRWR; translated from the coding sequence ATGAAGGAACGTGGGCAGGAAGTGGGCAGTGGCGAGAGCCAGAAAATCGATTTTGCGTCGGTGTTCCCCCAGAAGGGGGATTCCCGCAGGCCACCGGATTGGTGGGGGCGGGCGTTGCTTTATACCGCCATCATGGTGTTCGTCTGCATTTTCCTCTGGCGCTCATGGAGCAAGGTCGAGTTCGTCATCCTCGACGTGGTCGTCTCCATCTTCATCGCCCTGGCCATGGAGCCGCTCGTCGTCCGTTTGGTCAGGCACGGTTGGAAGCGCGGCGTCGCTTCGGCGGTGACGCTTGTAGGGCTCATCGTCGTCGTGCTGGCGTTGCTGGGATTGTTCGGCAACATGTTCGTGACTCAAATGGTGTCCATGCTCAAGGGGATTCCCGACCTGTACGAGCAGGCGCGCCATCTGGTGGCCCAATACACTGATTTCCGTCTTCCCGAGATATCGAACCTCGGCAGCGAGATCGCCAAGAACGTGCAGACCTCCTGGGTCACCGATTTCGCAGGCCAGGCCTTGAGCACCACCATGGGGCTGTTCAGCGCCCTGCTGAACCTTCTGACCGTCGTCATGGTAACGTATTACGTTTCGGCCGCCGGCCCCAAGATGCGCCGAAGCCTGTGCCAATGGCTCGGCCCGGTCACCCAGCGCCGTTTCCTCCTGGCCTGGACGGTGGTGCAGGACCAGATCTCCGGCTTCCTCTTCTCCCGCACGATCCTCGCCGCGTTCAACGCCTTCTTCACCTCGATATTCCTCATGGTCATCAAAGTGCCCAACTGGTTGCCGCTGGCCCTCTTCTGCGGCATCGTCTCGCAGTTCGTGCCCACGATCGGCACCTACATCGGCGGGGCCCTGCCGGTCATCTTCGCCTGGAGCTCGCGCGGGTTCATCTATGGGGTCGCCGTGGTCGTCTTCATCGTCATCTACCAGCAGATTGAGAACCTCATCATCTCGCCCAAGGTCTCTCAGCGCACGATGGATTTGAACCCGGCCATCGCCTTCCTGTCGGTATTGGTCCTGGGCGCCGTCTTCGGCGCGCTCGGCGCGTTCCTCGCCCTGCCGATCACCGCCAGCCTGCAGGCCATCTTCAAGGTGTACACCAAGCGTTACGAGCTGGTCGAGTCGCCGCTGATGAGCGACCCCGAGCCGGTGAAGAAATCCAAGGTCGTCGCCGGGGCCGAGGCGTTCAACGAGCATGTCGTCCAGCCGGTGGCGCAGCGCATGCCCCGTGCGGCAAAGGGATCGAGCGCGAGGGTGCCCGTCGACGACGAGCTGCGCAACCTGCGCGACCAGGTCTATCGCCTCACCGCCGAATCGAACGCCGGATCCACCGGCCATGACCTCGATGAATCCGAGACGATCGCCATTCCCAAGGGTGTGCTTTCGCAGGAGGAACCACGGCGAAAAGGCCTTAGGGGCAGCGAACGGGATGATGAGCAGGACACCCAGGAGCTGCGGCAGGGAAAGGGCTCGAAACCCTCGGATGACGGCCAGGGCGGAGTGCAGGCTAGAGTGGTGAACGAAAAATCCACGGACGACAAGCCGGAAGACGCAAAGACGGACAACC
- a CDS encoding polyprenyl synthetase family protein: MPHQQELLLRDDLKRVVETLHHEEDNVTPYRDDYRRLLDNHGKMVRASLVLLFSYAMHQGKPQAASQRVITGAAAIEMLHLATLVHDDVLDNASVRRNEPTVQTTRGNKAAIYLGDLILSRYMEIMATIAPGKGFIVEQAHTVNEIVAGDLLQERARHDTGITKDYYERAIAGKTAALFRLAALTGIKLTVDSPAAKTLEQAAAFGEHLGIAFQILDDIEDFNVAHDTGKPKLEDIRDGIYTLPVILAIKADPSFVGIVKLDDPLKVLDYFKANPQFIKAAKDEALKHLKAAKDVIADTKYPSINAGTVKALTGVIDKYIKTL, encoded by the coding sequence ATGCCACATCAACAGGAACTCCTGTTGCGCGACGATTTGAAGCGCGTGGTGGAAACGTTGCACCATGAAGAGGACAACGTCACCCCGTACCGCGACGATTACCGTCGTTTGCTCGACAACCATGGCAAGATGGTCCGCGCCTCGCTGGTGCTCCTGTTCTCCTACGCCATGCACCAAGGCAAGCCGCAAGCCGCCTCCCAACGCGTCATCACCGGCGCGGCCGCCATCGAGATGCTGCACCTGGCGACTTTGGTCCACGACGACGTGCTCGACAACGCCTCCGTGCGGCGCAACGAGCCCACGGTGCAGACCACGCGCGGCAACAAGGCCGCCATCTACCTGGGCGACCTCATCCTCTCGCGTTACATGGAGATCATGGCCACCATTGCCCCGGGCAAAGGTTTCATCGTCGAGCAGGCGCACACCGTCAACGAGATCGTCGCCGGCGACCTGTTGCAGGAACGCGCCAGGCACGACACCGGCATCACCAAGGACTACTACGAACGGGCCATCGCCGGAAAGACCGCGGCGCTGTTCCGCCTGGCGGCCCTCACCGGGATCAAGCTGACCGTCGACTCCCCTGCCGCCAAAACGCTTGAGCAGGCGGCGGCATTCGGCGAACATCTGGGCATCGCTTTCCAGATTCTTGATGACATCGAGGATTTCAACGTCGCGCACGACACCGGCAAACCGAAACTCGAGGACATCCGCGACGGCATCTACACCCTGCCGGTCATTCTGGCGATCAAGGCCGATCCGTCGTTCGTCGGCATCGTCAAGCTCGACGACCCGCTCAAGGTGCTCGACTATTTCAAGGCCAATCCCCAGTTCATCAAAGCGGCAAAGGACGAGGCTTTGAAGCATCTCAAAGCCGCCAAGGACGTCATCGCCGACACCAAGTACCCGTCGATCAACGCCGGCACCGTCAAAGCCTTGACCGGCGTCATCGACAAATACATCAAGACACTCTGA
- a CDS encoding ABC transporter ATP-binding protein/permease, which translates to MIDKSLFRFDGVRQRMGLLALLSLAQALCIVGQAHGLARGLVEIWKQHAVSALVSPAIEFLAFYALRHLCDVAKQRISSKYGKYVAGEIRPQLQEKIFRLGPQALASRGTGSTVTMLIDGLDQVKSYIEILLPKMTDMMLISLVILIAVWWQDWVSGLILLLMYPLIIFFMVILGLAARDRSNKQYAQFNILNTKFVDSILGLPTLKMLGVDKEYEGEIYSVSERFRKRTIDVLKVAMTSTFALDWFTTLGIAIMAVFLGLRLVNGTMPLFPAMFALIMAPDYFLPVRQFGDNYHATLDGKNALHDIMSFIDSSETPQDTETQWDGWKADSELKLEDVDFAYPAGSKLQGDDDVQSVASHNVAMNAVEQQREGEDGKKPDGSGDSKSKRRRGRGEKVAAQDQQSSVESASAPSNASVGSDEKDVEPKKAGAGTIVEQAETQPDALHHVSMSFKGYGKIAVIGKSGAGKSTLVNLLAGFNIPHAGSIELDGHRLDNFNVRVWQRHISYIPQTPYIFSGSIADNIRFYVNDANDEDVKAAAHEAGLDEWLAELADGLDTLIGEGNRGISGGQAQRIALARVLLDKSREVLLFDEPTAHLDIETEYDLKKTLLPIMENHLVILATHRLHWLANVDQVLVLDEGQVVESGTPKELIGAGGPLDRLISEMGGNQIDQYLN; encoded by the coding sequence GTGATTGATAAAAGCCTATTCAGGTTCGACGGGGTGCGGCAACGCATGGGGCTTCTGGCGTTGCTTTCCTTGGCGCAGGCGCTGTGCATCGTCGGACAGGCCCATGGCTTGGCCCGCGGGCTGGTCGAGATCTGGAAGCAGCATGCCGTCTCCGCGCTGGTCTCTCCGGCCATCGAATTCCTCGCCTTCTACGCGTTGCGTCACTTGTGCGATGTGGCCAAACAACGTATCTCCAGTAAATACGGCAAGTATGTGGCTGGTGAGATTCGCCCGCAGCTGCAGGAGAAGATTTTCCGTTTGGGGCCGCAGGCGTTGGCTTCGCGCGGCACTGGTTCGACGGTGACGATGCTGATCGACGGCCTCGACCAGGTCAAAAGCTATATTGAGATCCTCCTGCCGAAGATGACCGACATGATGCTGATCTCCTTGGTCATCCTGATTGCCGTCTGGTGGCAGGACTGGGTCAGCGGACTGATTCTGCTGCTGATGTATCCGCTGATCATCTTCTTCATGGTCATTCTGGGCCTCGCCGCCCGAGACCGCTCCAACAAGCAGTACGCCCAATTCAACATCCTCAATACCAAATTCGTCGACAGCATCCTCGGCCTGCCGACGCTGAAAATGCTTGGTGTCGACAAGGAATACGAGGGTGAGATTTACAGCGTCAGCGAACGCTTCCGCAAACGCACCATCGACGTGCTCAAAGTGGCTATGACCTCGACTTTCGCCCTCGACTGGTTCACCACGCTCGGCATTGCCATCATGGCCGTGTTCCTCGGCCTGAGACTGGTCAATGGCACCATGCCGCTCTTCCCAGCTATGTTCGCGCTGATTATGGCTCCTGATTACTTCCTGCCGGTGCGTCAGTTCGGCGACAACTACCACGCCACGCTCGACGGCAAGAACGCCTTGCATGACATCATGAGCTTCATCGACAGCTCCGAAACCCCGCAGGATACCGAAACCCAATGGGACGGCTGGAAAGCCGACAGCGAGCTCAAGCTCGAGGATGTCGACTTTGCCTATCCCGCAGGCAGCAAACTGCAAGGTGACGATGACGTTCAAAGCGTGGCCAGCCATAATGTCGCCATGAACGCCGTGGAACAGCAACGTGAAGGTGAGGACGGCAAGAAGCCTGACGGTTCCGGCGACTCCAAGTCCAAGAGGCGCCGTGGTCGTGGTGAGAAAGTTGCTGCACAAGACCAGCAATCAAGCGTTGAGTCCGCTTCTGCTCCTTCGAATGCCTCAGTTGGTTCTGATGAAAAAGATGTCGAGCCGAAGAAGGCCGGTGCTGGCACGATCGTGGAACAGGCCGAAACACAACCTGATGCTTTGCATCACGTTTCGATGAGTTTCAAAGGTTATGGCAAGATCGCAGTCATCGGCAAATCTGGTGCCGGCAAGTCGACGCTTGTCAATCTGCTGGCCGGATTCAACATCCCACACGCCGGTTCCATCGAACTCGACGGACACAGACTCGATAATTTCAATGTTCGAGTCTGGCAGCGTCATATCAGCTACATTCCGCAGACGCCATACATTTTCAGCGGTTCCATAGCCGACAACATCCGTTTCTATGTCAATGATGCCAACGATGAAGATGTCAAGGCCGCTGCCCACGAAGCCGGTTTGGACGAGTGGCTGGCGGAGCTTGCCGATGGGCTTGACACCTTGATAGGGGAGGGCAACCGCGGCATCAGCGGCGGGCAGGCCCAACGCATCGCCTTGGCCCGTGTCCTTCTCGACAAGTCCCGCGAGGTCTTGCTCTTCGACGAGCCCACCGCGCACCTTGACATCGAAACCGAATACGACCTCAAAAAGACATTGCTGCCGATCATGGAGAACCATCTGGTCATCCTCGCCACACACCGCCTGCACTGGCTGGCGAACGTCGACCAGGTGCTGGTGCTGGACGAAGGCCAAGTGGTCGAATCCGGAACACCAAAGGAACTGATCGGAGCGGGTGGTCCGTTGGACCGCCTGATCAGCGAGATGGGAGGTAACCAGATTGACCAGTATCTCAACTGA
- a CDS encoding glycosyltransferase family A protein — protein sequence MVRVSIVIPAYNEQDRIVSCLANAVCQTVAPYEVIVVDNRSTDQTAELVNHFIAENPDSGVRLIRQDQEQGLIPTRNFGFANALGDVFGRIDADCMLKPDWVEVVTDIFDHDPQAMGATGPAVYYDMPAKRLGLEGDNKVRQVTYRADGGKVLLFGSNMAVRASAWQRIKDKVCRDKPDVMHEDIDISLHLIDQGLKTVYSPKMITGVSARRMDTPFSSFRKYMQRFQNTFDAHPNHSRAHDTERTLYALYPALRAFYPVYQKYLVHRDINPAERIWSKEQHGIRQEQTAKQ from the coding sequence ATGGTTCGTGTTTCAATCGTTATCCCCGCGTACAACGAGCAGGATCGCATCGTCAGCTGCCTGGCGAACGCCGTCTGCCAAACCGTCGCGCCGTACGAGGTCATCGTGGTCGACAACCGATCCACCGACCAAACCGCCGAACTGGTCAACCATTTCATCGCCGAGAACCCGGATTCCGGGGTGAGGCTCATCCGCCAGGACCAGGAACAAGGGCTCATCCCCACACGCAATTTCGGCTTCGCGAACGCTCTCGGAGACGTGTTCGGCCGCATCGACGCGGACTGCATGCTCAAGCCGGATTGGGTCGAGGTGGTCACCGACATCTTCGATCACGACCCCCAGGCCATGGGCGCCACCGGCCCGGCCGTCTACTATGACATGCCTGCCAAGAGGCTGGGCCTCGAGGGCGACAACAAGGTGCGCCAGGTCACCTACCGGGCCGACGGCGGCAAGGTGCTGCTCTTCGGATCCAACATGGCGGTGCGGGCCAGCGCCTGGCAACGCATCAAAGACAAGGTCTGCCGCGACAAACCGGACGTCATGCACGAGGACATCGACATCTCCCTGCACCTGATCGACCAGGGGCTCAAAACCGTCTATTCCCCGAAGATGATCACCGGCGTGAGCGCCAGGCGCATGGACACCCCGTTCTCCTCGTTCCGCAAATATATGCAACGCTTCCAGAACACCTTTGACGCCCATCCCAACCATTCGCGTGCGCACGACACCGAACGCACGCTGTACGCGCTCTACCCCGCGCTGCGGGCCTTCTACCCCGTTTACCAGAAATACCTGGTCCACAGGGACATCAACCCCGCCGAGCGCATCTGGAGCAAGGAACAGCACGGGATCCGCCAAGAACAAACGGCAAAACAATAA
- the cydC gene encoding thiol reductant ABC exporter subunit CydC, with amino-acid sequence MTSISTESQDNPNATPSKTTMNPTDMNENDSTQVSTSTKPTTGTKAMDGMEVSPDTEVAKNLKAENGRNGKANSGSDETATAAVSSSSSSAKDKSKLSDYLKIWNNDHWFWPYLKENKGTLAFIFFLGSMTFICAAALMFTAGYLINRSARMPYNILMVYVPIVLTRAFGIGRPVFKYVEQLKSHDWVLHVISKLRVQLYRTLSKDAAFLNEHERTGSVLSLLADDLDHLENFYLRTIFPTVVAYILWIVVTIAMGVFSWVSSLLLFVMLALVLILIPLVSLSFSTGHFALEKQQQAQEYTKVTESYLGLSDWVITHKDKDFVSIGVDEYRRIQESKDQQKIFERWRNFAIQVIFGVIAIGLMVGAGLTMTGSKSIADWSASIVLAVFPLVDCFINVAQATAEIPLYSDSLEHLNDLTDRVEARQQVPVEQQKLNGPVEEIAFDHVTFAYGPGQPTLLDDFTLHIKAGEKVALLGPSGEGKTTILQLLLGDLVPQQGSITINGIPVAALQDERARVFGYLNQQAFLFNSTIAENVRLGAPDATDEDVWAALKAVQLDETVRALPDGIDTSVDEAGQRFSGGQRQRIALARIVLKETPVILLDEPTIGLDPITERELMSMIFSAAGDRTMLWVTHHLQGLEQSDKVIFLDNGKIAMQGAPTELYRTNERFRELYRLDVGELEMAR; translated from the coding sequence TTGACCAGTATCTCAACTGAATCGCAAGACAATCCGAACGCGACCCCATCCAAGACGACCATGAACCCAACCGACATGAACGAAAACGACAGCACACAAGTCTCAACCAGCACGAAGCCCACAACCGGTACGAAAGCTATGGACGGTATGGAAGTCTCGCCGGACACGGAAGTCGCGAAGAACTTGAAAGCTGAGAACGGTCGGAACGGCAAGGCCAATAGCGGCAGCGACGAGACCGCTACGGCTGCTGTGTCATCGTCTTCGTCTTCGGCCAAAGACAAGTCGAAACTGAGCGATTACCTGAAAATCTGGAATAACGACCATTGGTTCTGGCCGTATTTGAAGGAAAACAAGGGTACCCTTGCCTTCATTTTCTTCCTGGGATCGATGACCTTCATCTGCGCCGCGGCCTTGATGTTCACCGCCGGTTACCTCATCAACCGTTCGGCGCGCATGCCCTACAACATCCTCATGGTCTACGTGCCGATCGTCCTGACCCGCGCTTTCGGCATCGGCCGGCCCGTGTTCAAATACGTCGAACAGCTCAAAAGCCACGACTGGGTGCTGCACGTCATCTCCAAGCTGCGTGTGCAGCTTTACCGCACGCTTTCCAAGGATGCCGCGTTCTTGAACGAGCATGAGCGTACCGGCAGCGTCCTGAGTCTTCTGGCCGATGATCTCGACCACCTCGAGAACTTCTACCTGCGCACCATTTTCCCGACCGTGGTGGCCTATATCCTCTGGATCGTCGTTACCATCGCCATGGGCGTCTTCTCATGGGTTTCCTCTTTGCTGCTCTTCGTGATGCTGGCGCTGGTGCTGATCCTCATCCCGCTGGTTTCGCTGAGTTTCTCGACCGGCCATTTCGCGCTGGAAAAGCAACAGCAGGCACAGGAATACACCAAGGTCACCGAAAGCTATCTCGGTCTGAGCGATTGGGTGATCACCCACAAGGACAAGGATTTTGTCTCCATCGGCGTCGACGAATACCGGCGTATCCAGGAGAGCAAGGATCAACAGAAGATCTTCGAACGCTGGCGTAACTTCGCCATCCAGGTCATTTTCGGTGTCATCGCCATCGGCCTGATGGTCGGCGCGGGATTGACCATGACCGGCTCCAAATCCATCGCCGACTGGTCCGCCTCCATCGTGCTTGCGGTCTTCCCGCTGGTCGATTGCTTCATCAACGTGGCCCAGGCCACCGCCGAGATACCGCTGTACAGCGATTCGCTCGAACACCTGAACGACCTTACCGATCGCGTCGAGGCGCGCCAGCAAGTTCCTGTCGAGCAGCAAAAGCTCAATGGGCCTGTTGAGGAGATTGCCTTCGACCACGTCACCTTCGCCTACGGCCCCGGCCAGCCAACATTGCTCGATGACTTCACCCTGCATATCAAGGCGGGGGAGAAGGTCGCGTTGCTCGGCCCCAGCGGCGAAGGCAAGACCACGATTCTGCAGCTTCTGCTTGGCGATTTGGTTCCGCAACAAGGCAGTATCACCATCAATGGCATTCCCGTCGCGGCATTGCAGGACGAGCGTGCCCGCGTCTTCGGTTACCTCAACCAGCAGGCGTTCCTGTTCAATTCCACCATCGCCGAGAATGTGCGTCTGGGCGCTCCCGACGCCACCGACGAGGACGTGTGGGCGGCGCTCAAGGCCGTGCAGCTTGACGAAACCGTCCGTGCGCTTCCCGACGGTATCGACACTTCAGTCGATGAGGCTGGCCAACGTTTCTCTGGCGGCCAGCGCCAGCGCATCGCCCTCGCGCGCATCGTTTTGAAGGAAACCCCGGTGATCTTGCTTGACGAACCGACCATCGGCCTCGACCCGATCACCGAACGCGAGCTGATGTCGATGATCTTCTCCGCCGCAGGCGACCGCACGATGCTCTGGGTCACCCACCATCTGCAAGGCCTCGAGCAATCCGACAAGGTCATCTTCCTTGACAACGGCAAGATCGCTATGCAGGGTGCTCCCACCGAGCTCTACCGCACCAATGAGCGGTTCCGTGAACTCTACCGCCTTGACGTAGGCGAGCTGGAAATGGCGCGGTAA
- a CDS encoding (S)-acetoin forming diacetyl reductase yields the protein MTKVAMVTGAAQGIGEAIAKRLANDGFAVAVADLNENKAQEVADDIKKSGGKAIAIGLDVSDQKAFSDAVDTVADKLGGFDVIVNNAGLGPTTPIESITPELFDKVVHVNVAGTIWGIQAAVRKFRENKTKGKIINATSQAGVVGNPNLMLYSSTKFAIRGITQVAARDLAAEGITANAYAPGIVKTPMMMDIAHNVGKNAGKSDEWGMSTFSKDIALGRLSEPEDVAAAVSFLAGPDSDYVTGQTLLVDGGMQFQ from the coding sequence ATGACAAAAGTCGCAATGGTAACTGGAGCGGCCCAAGGAATCGGCGAAGCAATCGCCAAACGACTCGCCAATGACGGATTCGCCGTGGCCGTGGCCGATCTCAACGAAAACAAGGCCCAGGAAGTGGCCGACGACATCAAGAAGTCGGGTGGCAAGGCCATCGCCATCGGTCTTGACGTCTCCGACCAGAAGGCCTTCAGCGACGCCGTGGACACCGTGGCCGACAAGCTCGGTGGCTTCGACGTGATCGTCAACAACGCAGGCCTCGGCCCCACCACCCCGATCGAGTCCATCACCCCCGAGCTGTTCGACAAGGTCGTCCACGTCAACGTGGCCGGCACCATCTGGGGCATCCAGGCCGCAGTGCGCAAGTTCCGCGAGAACAAGACCAAGGGCAAGATCATCAACGCCACCAGCCAGGCCGGCGTGGTCGGCAACCCGAACCTGATGCTCTACTCCTCCACCAAGTTCGCCATCCGTGGCATCACACAGGTCGCCGCGCGCGACTTGGCCGCAGAGGGCATCACCGCCAACGCCTACGCACCGGGCATCGTCAAGACCCCGATGATGATGGACATCGCGCACAATGTCGGCAAGAACGCCGGCAAGAGCGATGAATGGGGCATGTCCACCTTCTCCAAGGACATCGCTCTCGGCCGCCTTTCCGAGCCTGAGGACGTCGCCGCGGCGGTCTCCTTCCTCGCCGGACCGGATTCCGATTACGTCACCGGCCAGACGCTGCTCGTCGACGGCGGCATGCAGTTCCAGTGA
- a CDS encoding MgtC/SapB family protein — protein MGTQLAMWGWQALYLFEALVLSTAIGLERQAKHKDAGTRTHALVGVGSALFVIISKYGFMDVLSADVHLDPARVAAQIVSGIGFIGAGVVFTQRSHVRGLTTAASIWMTAAIGSACGAGLFVPALVCTILYFLAVTLLPFLTRIIAPGYGNDDMLRLRYRDGHGILRSILSVCAIHGVSVEGFSTRKSKDSDDEEPGSRGHVVSADLEVRGRDSKALIGDLSDIDGVISVTRINNND, from the coding sequence ATGGGAACACAACTGGCGATGTGGGGCTGGCAGGCCCTTTATCTTTTTGAGGCGTTGGTTTTGTCGACCGCCATCGGCCTCGAGCGTCAGGCCAAGCACAAGGACGCCGGCACGCGCACCCACGCCTTGGTGGGCGTCGGCTCGGCGTTGTTCGTCATCATCAGCAAATACGGCTTCATGGACGTGCTCTCCGCCGACGTGCACCTCGACCCGGCGCGCGTGGCCGCTCAGATCGTCTCCGGCATCGGCTTCATCGGCGCCGGCGTCGTCTTCACCCAGCGTTCCCACGTGCGGGGGCTGACCACGGCGGCCTCCATCTGGATGACCGCGGCCATCGGCTCGGCTTGCGGCGCAGGGCTGTTCGTACCCGCCCTGGTGTGCACCATCCTTTATTTCCTTGCGGTCACGTTGCTGCCGTTCCTCACCAGGATCATCGCTCCGGGCTATGGCAACGATGACATGCTGCGCCTGAGATACCGCGACGGCCATGGCATCCTGCGCTCGATTCTTTCGGTGTGCGCCATCCACGGCGTTTCGGTGGAGGGATTCTCCACCCGCAAGTCCAAAGACAGCGACGACGAGGAGCCTGGCAGCCGCGGGCATGTCGTCTCCGCCGATTTGGAGGTGCGGGGCCGGGACAGCAAGGCGCTGATCGGCGACTTGAGCGACATCGACGGTGTGATTTCCGTCACAAGAATCAATAATAACGATTGA
- the cydB gene encoding cytochrome d ubiquinol oxidase subunit II — translation MTEFLAKPLIDGNNLLQLLWFFVIALVFAIFLFLDGIDFGVGMATRVLAHNGDERALYMRAVGPHWDGNEVWLITGGGAMFASFPLWYASLFSGYYLLLFIVLVGLILRGVSFEFAAHSVTDCERSVWQWANFAGSVIAPFGLGMMLTSVIQGVPMDAAGNVRAGFFDVVNWLSIVGGVAVVFFSFLHGLHFLSLKLDKKTSERMLNTSKKVYWIAYPALVVFVILAFFFTDFYQRRTWSTLLITVVILAATICGHISAYKKRGGFAFVSSGVTLAGIIAFIFNGLFPNVMIATDPAKSLAVHVASSSQYTLEIMTIVLCCLLPIVLVYFVWSYYIQRKRLITDDSPASIKAALAQ, via the coding sequence ATGACCGAGTTTCTCGCTAAGCCATTGATCGATGGCAACAATCTCCTGCAATTGCTGTGGTTCTTTGTGATCGCACTGGTGTTCGCCATCTTCCTCTTCCTCGACGGCATCGATTTCGGTGTCGGCATGGCCACCCGCGTTCTGGCCCACAACGGCGACGAGCGTGCGCTGTACATGCGCGCGGTCGGCCCGCACTGGGACGGCAACGAGGTCTGGCTCATCACCGGCGGCGGCGCGATGTTCGCGTCATTCCCGCTCTGGTACGCAAGCCTGTTCTCCGGCTACTATCTGCTGCTCTTCATTGTCCTTGTTGGCCTTATCCTGCGTGGCGTCTCCTTTGAGTTCGCCGCCCATTCGGTCACAGATTGTGAACGCAGCGTCTGGCAGTGGGCCAACTTTGCCGGCAGCGTCATCGCGCCATTCGGCTTGGGCATGATGCTCACCAGCGTCATCCAGGGCGTCCCGATGGACGCGGCTGGCAACGTCCGCGCCGGATTCTTTGACGTGGTCAACTGGCTTTCCATCGTCGGCGGCGTGGCTGTGGTGTTCTTCAGCTTCCTGCACGGACTGCACTTCCTGAGCCTGAAGCTCGACAAGAAGACGTCCGAGAGGATGCTCAACACTTCCAAGAAGGTCTACTGGATCGCCTACCCGGCCCTTGTGGTCTTCGTGATCCTGGCGTTCTTCTTCACTGATTTCTACCAGCGTCGCACCTGGTCCACGCTTCTGATCACCGTGGTCATCCTGGCCGCGACCATTTGCGGCCATATCTCCGCATACAAGAAGCGCGGCGGTTTCGCCTTCGTGTCCTCTGGCGTCACCCTTGCCGGCATCATCGCCTTCATCTTCAACGGGCTTTTCCCGAACGTGATGATCGCGACCGATCCGGCCAAGAGCCTTGCCGTGCATGTGGCCTCGTCTTCGCAGTACACGTTGGAGATCATGACCATCGTGCTGTGCTGCCTGCTGCCGATCGTCTTGGTCTACTTCGTCTGGTCGTATTACATCCAGCGCAAGCGTCTGATCACGGACGATTCGCCGGCTTCCATCAAGGCGGCGTTGGCGCAGTAA